One Longimicrobiaceae bacterium genomic region harbors:
- the larB gene encoding nickel pincer cofactor biosynthesis protein LarB — MTPERLRLLLAGVAEGRVSPADAERTLAWAPLETTPFATVDHHRALRQGFPEVVFGEGKTPEQSVEIARRIAARGDGLLVTRVSLEMADALRAEVPGVELNELGRTAYLAPAEPVQRRVRGSVLIVTAGTSDLPVAEEAAVTARAFGSPVERLTDVGVAGLHRLLAARDPLLNAAVVIVVAGMEGALPSVVGGLVAAPVIAVPTSVGYGAAFGGLSALLGMLNSCASGITVVNIDNGFGAAAAASRINLLPAD; from the coding sequence TTGACCCCGGAGCGGCTGCGCCTTCTCCTGGCCGGGGTGGCCGAGGGGCGCGTCTCCCCCGCCGACGCGGAGCGCACGCTTGCCTGGGCGCCCCTGGAGACGACCCCGTTCGCCACGGTGGACCACCACCGTGCTCTCCGGCAGGGGTTCCCGGAGGTGGTGTTCGGGGAGGGGAAGACGCCGGAGCAGAGCGTGGAGATCGCCCGCCGGATCGCGGCGCGCGGCGACGGGCTGCTGGTGACGCGCGTCTCGCTGGAGATGGCGGACGCGCTGCGGGCGGAGGTCCCGGGCGTGGAGCTGAACGAGCTGGGGCGCACCGCGTACCTGGCCCCGGCGGAGCCGGTGCAGCGGCGGGTGCGCGGCTCCGTGCTGATCGTGACCGCGGGGACCAGCGACCTCCCTGTGGCCGAGGAGGCGGCGGTCACGGCGCGGGCCTTCGGCAGCCCGGTGGAGCGCCTGACCGACGTGGGCGTCGCTGGGCTGCACCGCCTCCTCGCCGCGCGCGACCCGCTCCTGAACGCGGCGGTGGTCATCGTGGTGGCGGGGATGGAGGGGGCGCTCCCCTCCGTGGTGGGCGGGCTGGTGGCCGCACCGGTGATCGCCGTCCCCACCAGCGTGGGGTACGGCGCCGCCTTCGGCGGGCTGTCCGCCCTCCTGGGGATGCTCAACAGCTGCGCCTCCGGGATCACCGTGGTGAACATCGACAACGGCTTCGGCGCCGCCGCGGCCGCTTCCCGCATCAACCTCCTTCCGGCGGACTGA